The DNA segment ACTTTTCATTGAAAAATTTAAAGGAGATAATTTTGGGCGGACATAAAGTTTATAATCACATGCTTCCCCTCTTCTTCTTCCTGTCCAGCAAAAAGTTAACCACAATGGATGATAATATTCCTTGTATTTTATtgcttattttagtttttttttttaataataatatttagtttttgcaaaattaaataattattattattataatttttttagttaACCATCATTAGTGATATAGAGAACAAATTGTGGGAAAAAGTTAACGTGTTTGCATTGTATATTAGTTCTTTAATGGAATTTCAGGGTATCATTGACTCCTACCTGGTACAATCCTCCAACCCCCACCCCCACTATATATACATATTCCCCTCACCTCTTATTTCATTCCAACGTACACAACAACACTTTCAAACATACCAAAACTTTAAAGCAGCTTTAGTTACCTTGCATTCCATGAAATTTCAAAGAATGTTTAGTTTTTCAGCTCAAACCGACTTCTGCGGTCGCAGATGTGTGTGGGTCAACGGCCCGGTTATAGTAGGGGCGGGACCCTCAGGGCTAGCCGTGTCGGCTTGCCTCAAGGAACAATGCATTCCCTTTGTAGTCATCGAACGAGCTGACTGCATCGCTTCTCTATGGCAAAAACGCACCTATGACCGCCTAAAACTTCACCTCCCGAAAAAATTCTGCCAACTTCCCAACCTACCCTTTCCCGAGGACTACCCCGAATACCCAACAAAGAAACAATTCATCGCGTATCTTGAGAACTACGCTCAAAAGTTTGATATCAAGCCGCAGTTCAACGAGTGTGTGCAGTCTGCTAAGTACGACGAAGCCTGCAAGCTGTGGCGGGTGGTTACCGCCTCAACAAGCGGGTCTGAAACAGAGTATATCTGTCAAATGCTTGTGGTGGCAACAGGAGAAAATGCAGAAGGGGTAGTGCCAGAAATAGATGGACTAGAAGAATTCTCAGGTGAAGTCATCCATGCAAAAGACTACAAGTCCGGCCAGAAATACACAGGAAAGAAAGTATTGGTGGTCGGGTGTGGAAATTCGGGCATGGAGGTCTCACTAGACCTCTCCAACCACAATGCCAAGCCATCCATGGTGGTTCGAAGCTCGGTTCATGTCTTGCCCAGAGAAATCATGGGAAAGTCAACATTTGATCTAGCCATGATGCTGATGAAATGGCTACCTCTATGGCTAGTTGACATGCTATTGTTAATGTTAACATGGTTCATTCTTGGAAACATTCAAAAGTACGGAATTAAAAGACCATCTTTAGGCCCATTAGAACTCAAAAACCACCATGGAAAGACTCCAGTACTCGACATTGGCGCGCTTGAGAAAATCCGATCAGGCGAGATCAAAGTCGTCCCTGGGATCAAAAGATTTAGTTACAACTCGGTGGAGCTCGTCAACGGTGAGACACTCGACATTGATTCGGTTGTTTTAGCTACCGGGTATCGCAGCAATGTCCCTTTCTGGCTTCAGGAGACTGAATTCTTTGCTAAAAACGGGTTCCCAAAGACGCCGTTTCCAAATGGTTGGAAGGGAAAACGTGGGTTATATGCATCCGGATTCACCAGAAGAGGACTTGCTGGTGCGTCTGCTGACGCTGTTAAAATTTCTCAAGATATTGGCAAGGTTTGGAATGAAGAATTTAATCACAAGAAAAAGAAACTTCATATACTCAGAAGATGCATCTCAACCTTCTAACTTTATCTATCAAAAACTAACTATAATCAAAACTGTATACGGAAACAATGTAGAACAGAAGAGCACAGTCCACCCAAAAAAAGAGTAGAAAGCTTAGAGAATTGCTTGGAATGATGAGTGTAAAGTTCTTTTATATTCTATTATTCAATTAGTTTTTTAATAGGGTGTACATATTCACACACCTTATTCCCTAAATCCACACCcttctagacgcctcgtataaccctatacgaggcgtataggtTTGCTTTTCCCGACCAGCTTCTGCACCTCGTACAACGTCACATCAGTCAACTTATACGGGGAGTCTAGCCCTGTACGAGGGGTCAATACGAGGGTacttagacgcctcgtataggtctatacgaggcgtcttgggCTGACCGATTTGACTATGATGAGACTATGCCCGACATGACTTAAAGGCATACGGGGAGtaaagacctatacgaggcgtctttagCTCACATAAAATGCAACCTACAGTGCGTTCTTGGTCCACATCCGAGCATTCAACAAACAAACACTCACATTCTGTTTCTTCTTTTATTTGTATTTGCGTTCTTATCATCCCGGAGTGTTGAAATGTCATCATATTGGGACGGCAACTATATCTTCGGGCAGTATTCTAGCGAAAAGTGGGGGCACGAAAGCGTTCCGGTAACAGTTATTAGCGtaaatgttttaattacttgttgttttagtttattatttactaatgatgatacggttgtctattttggaggagtctggcgttcccgattctaatgagcaagaggaggttgtgtctagtatacaaggaaaacaaaacagcccgtttctagatttgaacaagcatcctcctgttgatgaaacagcccctgtagatgactcataccatgctagtggatacggaggagacggtggatacggaggagacggtggatacggaggagacggtggatacggaggagacggtggatacggaggacacGGTGGATatggaggagacggtggatacggaggagaccgtggatacggaggagacggtggatacggaggagacagtggatacggtggatacggtggatacggtggatacgggggatacggtggatacggaggagacggtgatcatcagcaattcatttccccgggcactccttacgttcatcaaaacaattcggacgttggaggatatggtggttatggtggatatGGTAGATATGGTGGTAAAGCACCTCCCATTCTGGACAGTCTGTACTTAAAAAAGACGGTAtaaattactattttattattaatatttttattattattaatattgtcgATGTTACAGGTTTTCAACTCCTTAGATGAACTAAAGAAACGAATACAAGAAATAGCAAATGCGGATGGTTTCGTTATTGTCACCCGTCGATCAAAGAAAATCGGGGGAAGAACCGGGAGGGTATGGCTTGAATGTGATCGTGGTGCTGAGCACCAGAGTACAGCAACACTTAGAAAAGCCGGAAGCAAAAAAACCGGTTGCCCGTTTTACCTGCTGGCTGTCCGAAACCACCCGTATGAAACCTGGGAGATAAAAGACGGAACAATTGAACATAACCACGAACTTTGTGAGGACCTGTCGGCCCACGCGTTTGTGCGAAGGTTTACTCCAAGCGAAATGAAACTGATCGAGCAGCTgacagctcaaaacatggagccgcgcaaaatatttcaaacgataaggaagcagGACCCCGACAGGTTTCATGTTCAGAAAGACGTTCAAAACGTTGTAGCGAAGATTAGAGCCGAACAAAGACAAGGATTGACTCCCATGCAGTCACTAGAAAATGTGCTGATAAACAACGACTTTATTTACGAGACACGGGAAAAACCCGGAACAGAGATCGTAACAGAGATCTTCTTTCTTCATCGGGACTCGAGAGtcatgtggcgtgcat comes from the Helianthus annuus cultivar XRQ/B chromosome 4, HanXRQr2.0-SUNRISE, whole genome shotgun sequence genome and includes:
- the LOC110936553 gene encoding probable indole-3-pyruvate monooxygenase YUCCA5, translating into MFSFSAQTDFCGRRCVWVNGPVIVGAGPSGLAVSACLKEQCIPFVVIERADCIASLWQKRTYDRLKLHLPKKFCQLPNLPFPEDYPEYPTKKQFIAYLENYAQKFDIKPQFNECVQSAKYDEACKLWRVVTASTSGSETEYICQMLVVATGENAEGVVPEIDGLEEFSGEVIHAKDYKSGQKYTGKKVLVVGCGNSGMEVSLDLSNHNAKPSMVVRSSVHVLPREIMGKSTFDLAMMLMKWLPLWLVDMLLLMLTWFILGNIQKYGIKRPSLGPLELKNHHGKTPVLDIGALEKIRSGEIKVVPGIKRFSYNSVELVNGETLDIDSVVLATGYRSNVPFWLQETEFFAKNGFPKTPFPNGWKGKRGLYASGFTRRGLAGASADAVKISQDIGKVWNEEFNHKKKKLHILRRCISTF